A part of Maniola jurtina chromosome 19, ilManJurt1.1, whole genome shotgun sequence genomic DNA contains:
- the LOC123875084 gene encoding LOW QUALITY PROTEIN: mitochondrial amidoxime reducing component 2-like (The sequence of the model RefSeq protein was modified relative to this genomic sequence to represent the inferred CDS: deleted 1 base in 1 codon) codes for MSYQGSYLTVAVATVGVAYCTYQLYKYTRKSKLPAEWKEVGTLKELLIYPIKSVGPVLLNSAECTLLGLKDGWLRDRVLMVVDDKNNFITGRVYPNLLLVQPTIRNSILTLKHSGMEHINIDLAKVLFFGISKSRAARVWGVTVPVLDCGIEASDWFCRLLNKTDVKFKLVLLYASQKCRQLKNPSKHFSFTKNDTGAFPDEVSFSMMNEASVDDLNTRLQDKVTPRHFRANFLLSGAKPYEEDNWKFIKIGENIFEIIKPCFRCILTTISPETGVRHSKMEPLQTLKNYRQNDDPAIRRSEGNAPCLGMQMALRSPPGGMITLNDRIYAA; via the exons ATGTCTTATCAAG GATCCTACCTAACCGTAGCTGTAGCTACAGTCGGAGTTGCATATTGTACTTACCAACTCTACAAATACACTCGAAAATCTAAATTGCCTGCAGAATGGAAAGAAGTGGGGACACTTAAAGAACTTCTCATTTATCCAATCAAATCTGTCGGTCCTGTGCTATTGAATAGTGCCGAGTGTACGCTTCTAGGTTTAAAGGATGGTTGGTTGCGAGATCG AGTTTTAATGGTAGTAGatgacaaaaataattttataactggCCGAGTTTACCCAAATCTTCTATTAGTGCAGCCTACAATACGAAATTCCATCCTTACACTGAAACACAGCGGTATGGAACACATCAATATTGATCTGGCAAAGGTACTATTTTT TGGCATCTCAAAAAGCCGAGCCGCTCGAGTTTGGGGAGTGACAGTGCCAGTACTTGACTGTGGAATAGAAGCAAGTGACTGGTTCTGTAG gtTGCTGAACAAAACTGATGTCAAATTTAAGCTTGTA CTACTATACGCCTCGCAGAAATGTCGGCAGTTGAAAAATCCCAGCAAACACTTTAGTTTTACAAAGAATGATacg GGAGCATTCCCAGATGAAGTATCATTCAGTATGATGAACGAGGCCTCAGTGGACGACCTCAACACAAGATTACAAGATAAAGTGACCCCACGCCATTTCAGGGCTAATTTCCTACTCTCCGGTGCTAAGCCATACGAAGAAGACAACTGgaaatttatcaaaattggcgaaaacatttttgaaattaTCAAACCATGTTTCAG gtGTATTTTGACTACAATATCTCCAGAAACTGGTGTTCGCCATTCGAAAATGGAGCCGTTGCAAACGTTGAAAAA CTACCGTCAAAACGACGACCCTGCGATACGACGATCGGAGGGCAACGCGCCTTGTTTGGGAATGCAGATGGCGCTACGATCACCGCCTGGTGGAATGATAACACTCAACGACCGAATTTATGCAgcctaa